A region from the Oncorhynchus keta strain PuntledgeMale-10-30-2019 chromosome 5, Oket_V2, whole genome shotgun sequence genome encodes:
- the LOC118375807 gene encoding B-cell receptor CD22-like isoform X3 yields the protein MSVGLTQPICMEIALALLILPEQSDSGEYAFRFETNNGNWTGKNATNVNVSELFILMTTPKVHKPIKEGDCVNLTCTYNCSSAVMWFKNRKPLQEESSTLYLRDISFQDSGNYSCSPKHYNRPLSGVIRVNVEYGPRNTSVSVWPSSEVLEGSDVTLTCSSNANPTLNYTWFKIDGDSCLEMVYQAELQFNVTLTGNSGKYFCVVSNEHGRQNSTILSLKVKDHAKGMVAVTLTILIAVLAVVPMIVIVPMVAWHLVAHRKKTTAPTPHTEENRQTTEVHVTSLTSDCSLTEEWREEEPSQQEDVSYTTVHINTKQRANIEQQNEETTAIYSSIWDQQAKEDLYSVVSRPTPRGKQAQDDPVIYSTVFRQ from the exons ATGAGTGTTGGGCTGACACAACCCATCTGTATGGAAATAGCTCTGGCTCTACTCATTTTGCCAG AGCAGAGCGACAGTGGAGAATATGCATTCAGATTTGAAACTAACAACGGCAACTGGACGGGAAAGAACGCTACAAACGTGAATGTTTCTG AGTTGTTCATTTTGATGACAACACCCAAAGTACACAAACCAATAAAAGAAGGGGATTGTGTGAATCTGACCTGTACGTACAACTGTTCATCTGCAGTTATGTGGTTCAAGAACAGAAAACCCCTGCAAGAGGAGTCCTCAACTCTTTACCTCCGTGACATATCCTTTCAAGACTCTGGAAACTACTCATGTTCGCCAAAGCATTACAACAGACCACTTTCTGGGGTTATCAGGGTCAATGTTGAAT ATGGCCCTAGGAATACCTCAGTCTCAGTTTGGCCGTCGTCTGAAGTTTTGGAGGGTAGTGATGTTACTTTGACCTGCAGCAGCAATGCTAACCCAACATTGAACTACACTTGGTTTAAAATAGATGGAGACAGTTGTCTGGAAATGGTATATCAGGCTGAGCTACAGTTTAATGTTACTCTCACTGGTAATAGTGGGAAATACTTCTGTGTCGTCAGCAATGAGCATGGAAGACAGAATTCCACTATTCTATCACTGAAAGTCAAAG ATCATGCAAAGGGGATGGTAGCTGTGACACTCACAATACTTATTGCAGTTCTTGCTGTTGTGCCAATGATTGTCATTGTGCCTATGGTTGCTTGGCATCTTGTTGCTCACAG GAAAAAGACTACAGCACCAACACCACACACAGAAGAGAACAGACAG ACCACAGAAGTGCATGTAACCAGTCTCACATCAGACTGTAGTCTGAcagaagagtggagagaggaggaaccaTCGCAACAGGAAGATGTCAGCTATACAACAGTGCACATCAACACCAAGCAAAGGGCAAACAT AGAACAGCAGAACGAGGAAACTACGGCCATCTACAGCTCTATATG GGACCAACAAGCCAAGGAGGACCTCTACAGTGTAGTATCCAG ACCCACTCCTAGGGGGAAACAGGCCCAGGATGACCCAGTCATCTACAGCACTGTGTTCAG GCAGTAG
- the LOC118375807 gene encoding B-cell receptor CD22-like isoform X1, whose product MSVGLTQPICMEIALALLILPGVLCTDWLVAYQPKEICAVRGSSVVISCTFHYPEKLDNKNLTVEKVMWSQGRKQFFDGPFITESNNRTHTGTKFEYVGNKVHNCSLQIHQVEQSDSGEYAFRFETNNGNWTGKNATNVNVSELFILMTTPKVHKPIKEGDCVNLTCTYNCSSAVMWFKNRKPLQEESSTLYLRDISFQDSGNYSCSPKHYNRPLSGVIRVNVEYGPRNTSVSVWPSSEVLEGSDVTLTCSSNANPTLNYTWFKIDGDSCLEMVYQAELQFNVTLTGNSGKYFCVVSNEHGRQNSTILSLKVKDHAKGMVAVTLTILIAVLAVVPMIVIVPMVAWHLVAHRKKTTAPTPHTEENRQTTEVHVTSLTSDCSLTEEWREEEPSQQEDVSYTTVHINTKQRANIEQQNEETTAIYSSIWDQQAKEDLYSVVSRPTPRGKQAQDDPVIYSTVFRQ is encoded by the exons ATGAGTGTTGGGCTGACACAACCCATCTGTATGGAAATAGCTCTGGCTCTACTCATTTTGCCAG GGGTTTTGTGCACCGACTGGCTTGTGGCATATCAACCGAAAGAGATCTGTGCAGTAAGAGGCTCTTCTGTTGTCATTTCATGCACATTTCACTATCCTGAGAAGCTTGATAACAAGAACCTAACAGTGGAAAAAGTCATGTGGAGTCAAGGGAGGAAACAGTTTTTTGATGGCCCTTTCATCACTGAGAGTAATAATAGAACTCATACCGGCACCAAATTTGAGTACGTTGGTAACAAAGTTCATAATTGTTCTTTGCAAATCCACCAAGTAGAGCAGAGCGACAGTGGAGAATATGCATTCAGATTTGAAACTAACAACGGCAACTGGACGGGAAAGAACGCTACAAACGTGAATGTTTCTG AGTTGTTCATTTTGATGACAACACCCAAAGTACACAAACCAATAAAAGAAGGGGATTGTGTGAATCTGACCTGTACGTACAACTGTTCATCTGCAGTTATGTGGTTCAAGAACAGAAAACCCCTGCAAGAGGAGTCCTCAACTCTTTACCTCCGTGACATATCCTTTCAAGACTCTGGAAACTACTCATGTTCGCCAAAGCATTACAACAGACCACTTTCTGGGGTTATCAGGGTCAATGTTGAAT ATGGCCCTAGGAATACCTCAGTCTCAGTTTGGCCGTCGTCTGAAGTTTTGGAGGGTAGTGATGTTACTTTGACCTGCAGCAGCAATGCTAACCCAACATTGAACTACACTTGGTTTAAAATAGATGGAGACAGTTGTCTGGAAATGGTATATCAGGCTGAGCTACAGTTTAATGTTACTCTCACTGGTAATAGTGGGAAATACTTCTGTGTCGTCAGCAATGAGCATGGAAGACAGAATTCCACTATTCTATCACTGAAAGTCAAAG ATCATGCAAAGGGGATGGTAGCTGTGACACTCACAATACTTATTGCAGTTCTTGCTGTTGTGCCAATGATTGTCATTGTGCCTATGGTTGCTTGGCATCTTGTTGCTCACAG GAAAAAGACTACAGCACCAACACCACACACAGAAGAGAACAGACAG ACCACAGAAGTGCATGTAACCAGTCTCACATCAGACTGTAGTCTGAcagaagagtggagagaggaggaaccaTCGCAACAGGAAGATGTCAGCTATACAACAGTGCACATCAACACCAAGCAAAGGGCAAACAT AGAACAGCAGAACGAGGAAACTACGGCCATCTACAGCTCTATATG GGACCAACAAGCCAAGGAGGACCTCTACAGTGTAGTATCCAG ACCCACTCCTAGGGGGAAACAGGCCCAGGATGACCCAGTCATCTACAGCACTGTGTTCAG GCAGTAG
- the LOC118375807 gene encoding B-cell receptor CD22-like isoform X2 — protein MWSQGRKQFFDGPFITESNNRTHTGTKFEYVGNKVHNCSLQIHQVEQSDSGEYAFRFETNNGNWTGKNATNVNVSELFILMTTPKVHKPIKEGDCVNLTCTYNCSSAVMWFKNRKPLQEESSTLYLRDISFQDSGNYSCSPKHYNRPLSGVIRVNVEYGPRNTSVSVWPSSEVLEGSDVTLTCSSNANPTLNYTWFKIDGDSCLEMVYQAELQFNVTLTGNSGKYFCVVSNEHGRQNSTILSLKVKDHAKGMVAVTLTILIAVLAVVPMIVIVPMVAWHLVAHRKKTTAPTPHTEENRQTTEVHVTSLTSDCSLTEEWREEEPSQQEDVSYTTVHINTKQRANIEQQNEETTAIYSSIWDQQAKEDLYSVVSRPTPRGKQAQDDPVIYSTVFRQ, from the exons ATGTGGAGTCAAGGGAGGAAACAGTTTTTTGATGGCCCTTTCATCACTGAGAGTAATAATAGAACTCATACCGGCACCAAATTTGAGTACGTTGGTAACAAAGTTCATAATTGTTCTTTGCAAATCCACCAAGTAGAGCAGAGCGACAGTGGAGAATATGCATTCAGATTTGAAACTAACAACGGCAACTGGACGGGAAAGAACGCTACAAACGTGAATGTTTCTG AGTTGTTCATTTTGATGACAACACCCAAAGTACACAAACCAATAAAAGAAGGGGATTGTGTGAATCTGACCTGTACGTACAACTGTTCATCTGCAGTTATGTGGTTCAAGAACAGAAAACCCCTGCAAGAGGAGTCCTCAACTCTTTACCTCCGTGACATATCCTTTCAAGACTCTGGAAACTACTCATGTTCGCCAAAGCATTACAACAGACCACTTTCTGGGGTTATCAGGGTCAATGTTGAAT ATGGCCCTAGGAATACCTCAGTCTCAGTTTGGCCGTCGTCTGAAGTTTTGGAGGGTAGTGATGTTACTTTGACCTGCAGCAGCAATGCTAACCCAACATTGAACTACACTTGGTTTAAAATAGATGGAGACAGTTGTCTGGAAATGGTATATCAGGCTGAGCTACAGTTTAATGTTACTCTCACTGGTAATAGTGGGAAATACTTCTGTGTCGTCAGCAATGAGCATGGAAGACAGAATTCCACTATTCTATCACTGAAAGTCAAAG ATCATGCAAAGGGGATGGTAGCTGTGACACTCACAATACTTATTGCAGTTCTTGCTGTTGTGCCAATGATTGTCATTGTGCCTATGGTTGCTTGGCATCTTGTTGCTCACAG GAAAAAGACTACAGCACCAACACCACACACAGAAGAGAACAGACAG ACCACAGAAGTGCATGTAACCAGTCTCACATCAGACTGTAGTCTGAcagaagagtggagagaggaggaaccaTCGCAACAGGAAGATGTCAGCTATACAACAGTGCACATCAACACCAAGCAAAGGGCAAACAT AGAACAGCAGAACGAGGAAACTACGGCCATCTACAGCTCTATATG GGACCAACAAGCCAAGGAGGACCTCTACAGTGTAGTATCCAG ACCCACTCCTAGGGGGAAACAGGCCCAGGATGACCCAGTCATCTACAGCACTGTGTTCAG GCAGTAG
- the LOC118375807 gene encoding B-cell receptor CD22-like isoform X4, translating to MSVGLTQPICMEIALALLILPGVLCTDWLVAYQPKEICAVRGSSVVISCTFHYPEKLDNKNLTVEKVMWSQGRKQFFDGPFITESNNRTHTGTKFEYVGNKVHNCSLQIHQVEQSDSGEYAFRFETNNGNWTGKNATNVNVSELFILMTTPKVHKPIKEGDCVNLTCTYNCSSAVMWFKNRKPLQEESSTLYLRDISFQDSGNYSCSPKHYNRPLSGVIRVNVEYGPRNTSVSVWPSSEVLEGSDVTLTCSSNANPTLNYTWFKIDGDSCLEMVYQAELQFNVTLTGNSGKYFCVVSNEHGRQNSTILSLKVKGKYNNIL from the exons ATGAGTGTTGGGCTGACACAACCCATCTGTATGGAAATAGCTCTGGCTCTACTCATTTTGCCAG GGGTTTTGTGCACCGACTGGCTTGTGGCATATCAACCGAAAGAGATCTGTGCAGTAAGAGGCTCTTCTGTTGTCATTTCATGCACATTTCACTATCCTGAGAAGCTTGATAACAAGAACCTAACAGTGGAAAAAGTCATGTGGAGTCAAGGGAGGAAACAGTTTTTTGATGGCCCTTTCATCACTGAGAGTAATAATAGAACTCATACCGGCACCAAATTTGAGTACGTTGGTAACAAAGTTCATAATTGTTCTTTGCAAATCCACCAAGTAGAGCAGAGCGACAGTGGAGAATATGCATTCAGATTTGAAACTAACAACGGCAACTGGACGGGAAAGAACGCTACAAACGTGAATGTTTCTG AGTTGTTCATTTTGATGACAACACCCAAAGTACACAAACCAATAAAAGAAGGGGATTGTGTGAATCTGACCTGTACGTACAACTGTTCATCTGCAGTTATGTGGTTCAAGAACAGAAAACCCCTGCAAGAGGAGTCCTCAACTCTTTACCTCCGTGACATATCCTTTCAAGACTCTGGAAACTACTCATGTTCGCCAAAGCATTACAACAGACCACTTTCTGGGGTTATCAGGGTCAATGTTGAAT ATGGCCCTAGGAATACCTCAGTCTCAGTTTGGCCGTCGTCTGAAGTTTTGGAGGGTAGTGATGTTACTTTGACCTGCAGCAGCAATGCTAACCCAACATTGAACTACACTTGGTTTAAAATAGATGGAGACAGTTGTCTGGAAATGGTATATCAGGCTGAGCTACAGTTTAATGTTACTCTCACTGGTAATAGTGGGAAATACTTCTGTGTCGTCAGCAATGAGCATGGAAGACAGAATTCCACTATTCTATCACTGAAAGTCAAAGGTAAGTACAATAACATTTTGTAA
- the LOC127930152 gene encoding neuropeptide B-like yields the protein MERSVKLALVIVAISMLVSCNPTEAWYKQVSGPSYYSVGRASGLLSGIRRSPYVRRSETDSVADSRESTVNSILSEPSSRLNSVLKSMAICIKDITPNLQSCELVQDGSRLFQCKADVFVSLDSLDCVEA from the exons ATGGAGAGGTCCGTTAAACTTGCTTTAGTAATTGTAGCTATTTCCATGCTGGTTTCTTGCAACCCAACCGAAGCATGGTACAAGCAGGTTTCTGGCCCCAGCTACTACTCGGTGGGCAGAGCATCGGGTTTGCTGTCCGGGATCCGGAGATCACCATATGTTAGGAGGTCCGAGACCGATTCGGTGGCGGACAGCAGAGAGTCTACGGTGAACAGCATCCTCTCGGAACCGAGCAGTCGACTGAATTCGGTCCTTAAATCTATG GCTATTTGTATCAAAGATATCACACCGAATCTGCAGAGCTGCGAACTTGTTCAGGATGGCTCAAGgttatttcaatgtaaagcagaCGTGTTCGTATCGCTCGACTCATTGGACTGTGTGGAAGCATGA
- the LOC118375808 gene encoding guanine nucleotide-binding protein G(o) subunit alpha-like isoform X3, protein MVKQMKIIHSHGFSKPELISFKAAVLDNLLTSMKFVLRGMGLLRINLANKKNKAHARSVLSCGQCFGEDGELLPFVALSFCALWADQGVKAAAARGYEFQLNDSALYFFENISRIISPRYIPTETDVLRVRVRTSGIIETQFPVNHMVFRMYDVGGQRTKRRKWLSYFDCVRAVLFVVALSDYDMTLTEDRSMNRLQESLELFTSICTNIVFRSTSLILLMNKSDLFQEKILNSGRHLRLYFPGYKGSLPQASHNKLGEFWPIPPDRAGVTESGADWDVDAASRHITAMFVACNRTPNNLVFHHYTTATDTHNVRVVFHVVMDTIVKENLEAVSLL, encoded by the exons ATGGTCAAGCAGATGAAGATCATCCACAGTCATGGCTTCTCCAAGCCAGAGCTTATTAGCTTTAAG GCTGCAGTGTTGGATAACCTCCTGACCTCCATGAAGTTTGTGCTGCGCGGCATGGGACTGCTGAGGATTAATCTGGCCAACAAGAAGAACAAG GCCCATGCCcgctctgttctgtcctgtggcCAGTGTTTCGGGGAGGATGGGGAGCTGCTGCCGTTTGTGGCCCTGTCTTTCTGTGCTCTCTGGGCCGACCAGGGTGTGAAAGCTGCAGCTGCCAGGGGCTACGAGTTCCAACTCAACGACTCAGCGCTCTA TTTCTTTGAGAACATAAGTCGGATCATCTCTCCCAGATACATTCCCACTGAGACGGACGTCCTGCGGGTGAGAGTGCGAACCTCCGGAATCATCGAGACTCAGTTTCCAGTCAATCACATGGTTTTCAG GATGTATGATGTGGGCGGCCAGCGGACCAAGAGGAGGAAGTGGCTCAGCTACTTTGACTGTGTCCGGGCCGTGCTGTTTGTTGTGGCGCTCAGTGACTACGACATGACCCTGACGGAGGACCGCTCTATG AATCGGCTACAAGAGAGCCTTGAACTCTTTACCTCGATCTGCACCAACATAGTTTTCAGAAGTACCTCATTG ATTCTGTTAATGAACAAAAGTGACCTCTTCCAGGAGAAGATCTTAAACTCAGGAAGGCATTTGCGACTCTACTTCCCTGGTTAcaaag gtagccttccacaagcttcccataataagttgggtgaattttggcccattcctcctgacagagctggtgtaactgagtcag GAGCCGACTGGGATGTGGATGCTGCCTCGCGTCACATCACTGCCATGTTTGTGGCATGCAACAGGACCCCCAACAACCTTGTCTTCCACCACTACACCACCGCCACGGACACTCACAACGTACGGGTGGTCTTCCACGTCGTCATGGACACCATCGTCAAGGAGAACTTGGAGGCGGTCTCGTTGCTATAA